A genomic region of Paenibacillus sp. PL2-23 contains the following coding sequences:
- a CDS encoding phage tail protein, with product MAIAGRERIYLLDDRADLWRYDWRSGDYKRMFPQGHGMFGEGARLSASESILYAADPSGSLSAFHAENGQTMWSRQGETVEGLPFHPLAIAADDRSVYVLTPLATESADGDAVIPEGGSLAVLEFTAGGMLSRVIRHPLLRQPVRVKLRHLNRTYFLAVSEARGLYLFDSIFARLIVLPETGEAHQTEGLPAKPYAGLCLDSAGALYLGDATELDPDGEDDRFILMLDRDGQPAGEITSYRGGCDQLLADEADRLYILSSDRGTITLLNLQPQTVRMQETGMPEGIWLSRAFDSAEIGTVWHKLTLDGFMPEGTQLRISFHCSDHEHAVIEGSYRSINDWIEDESIPLKRKLAGLTNFWSPPMLNPKDALFIGAKGRYLWLMMEWIGTERHSPFAEKLRLYFPRETYLDYLPAVFKEDEESRDFLERYLAMFGTLFSELETEIGDLSRFIDPHRAEGEHLRWLATWLGLSADDSWTDGQIRAFIDAAHELYTYRGTKRGLHRTIETYTGMEPLIVEQFQTKDMRDNAELRTLMEQLYGDNPYSFTVLLRPEQATTEKQRVVIEELLEEQKPAYTEARLVQLQPWMYLDLHTYLGINTVLTEPSVLTLSLDRSMPNDTLIVDIGMEKRMDVHTRLELDSELE from the coding sequence ATGGCAATCGCCGGACGCGAACGCATCTATCTCCTGGACGACAGAGCCGATCTATGGCGCTACGATTGGCGGAGCGGGGACTACAAGAGGATGTTCCCGCAGGGGCACGGCATGTTCGGTGAAGGTGCTCGGTTGTCTGCTTCGGAGTCCATTCTGTACGCCGCAGACCCCAGCGGCTCATTGTCGGCCTTCCATGCCGAGAACGGACAGACGATGTGGTCCAGGCAAGGAGAGACGGTGGAAGGCTTGCCCTTCCATCCGCTTGCCATTGCGGCTGACGATAGATCCGTGTATGTGCTTACGCCTCTTGCAACGGAGTCGGCGGACGGCGATGCTGTCATTCCGGAAGGAGGCAGTCTCGCCGTGCTTGAGTTCACGGCGGGAGGCATGCTGTCTCGCGTCATCCGGCATCCACTATTGCGTCAGCCAGTCCGAGTGAAGCTGAGGCATCTGAACCGAACCTACTTCCTGGCTGTGTCGGAAGCGCGAGGTCTATACCTGTTCGATTCCATATTTGCACGGCTCATTGTGCTGCCGGAAACGGGAGAAGCGCATCAGACGGAAGGCTTGCCGGCCAAGCCCTACGCCGGGCTATGCCTGGACAGTGCGGGAGCTCTCTATTTGGGCGATGCCACCGAGCTGGATCCCGATGGAGAAGATGACCGATTCATCCTCATGCTGGACCGTGATGGGCAGCCAGCCGGCGAAATTACAAGCTACAGGGGCGGCTGCGATCAGCTCCTCGCGGATGAAGCCGATCGCCTCTACATTCTGAGCAGCGACCGGGGGACGATTACTCTGCTGAATCTTCAGCCGCAAACCGTTCGAATGCAGGAGACGGGCATGCCGGAAGGCATATGGCTGTCTCGCGCTTTCGACAGCGCTGAGATCGGCACGGTGTGGCACAAGCTGACGCTGGATGGGTTCATGCCTGAAGGCACGCAGCTTCGCATCTCCTTCCACTGCAGCGATCACGAGCATGCGGTCATCGAAGGAAGCTATCGAAGCATAAATGATTGGATCGAGGACGAAAGCATTCCGCTGAAGCGGAAGCTTGCCGGATTAACGAATTTCTGGTCCCCGCCCATGCTGAACCCGAAGGATGCTTTGTTCATAGGCGCCAAGGGCCGTTATCTATGGCTCATGATGGAGTGGATAGGCACGGAGCGGCATAGTCCCTTTGCGGAGAAGCTCAGGCTTTATTTTCCAAGAGAAACGTATCTGGACTACTTGCCGGCGGTATTCAAGGAGGATGAAGAAAGCAGGGACTTCCTGGAGCGTTATCTTGCCATGTTCGGTACATTATTCTCCGAGCTGGAGACGGAGATCGGCGACTTGTCCCGATTTATCGATCCGCACCGTGCCGAGGGCGAGCATCTCAGGTGGCTGGCGACATGGCTTGGACTGTCGGCGGACGATTCGTGGACGGACGGGCAAATTCGGGCTTTCATCGACGCGGCGCATGAGTTGTACACCTATCGTGGCACGAAGCGGGGGCTGCATCGAACCATCGAAACCTATACGGGGATGGAGCCGCTGATTGTTGAGCAATTTCAGACGAAGGACATGCGTGACAACGCGGAGCTCCGAACGCTGATGGAGCAGCTGTACGGCGACAATCCTTATTCCTTCACCGTGCTGCTTCGGCCGGAGCAAGCGACGACCGAGAAGCAGCGAGTGGTGATCGAGGAGCTGCTGGAGGAGCAGAAGCCTGCCTATACGGAAGCGAGGCTGGTCCAGCTGCAGCCTTGGATGTATTTGGACCTGCACACGTATCTGGGCATTAACACCGTATTGACGGAGCCGTCGGTTCTGACGCTCAGTCTGGATCGAAGCATGCCGAATGATACGCTGATCGTCGATATAGGCATGGAGAAGCGTATGGACGTCCATACGCGCCTGGAGCTGGATTCCGAGCTGGAGTAG
- a CDS encoding phage baseplate assembly protein V: protein MRPNYPGFFDNRQRSMQSEQLSGVWNAVVTDNKDPDKKGRVKVKFLQRDDTLQTDWIRVATLMSGKDMGTLFIPEVNDEVLVAFLMGRFDQPVVIGSLWNAKEMPPEGNDKNDIRKIKTRSGHEITFDDKDGDSSITVKTSKGHSMTISDKDKSIKLATSDKLHALTLDETGGKITVKAGSGASIELTKTGEVNISGQKSIAIKGTQVKVEASASMSLQSNGMMELKANGLITLKGTMVKIN from the coding sequence ATGAGACCAAATTATCCCGGCTTCTTCGATAACAGGCAGCGCTCCATGCAATCCGAGCAGCTCTCGGGAGTATGGAACGCGGTCGTCACGGATAACAAGGACCCCGATAAGAAGGGCAGAGTGAAGGTGAAGTTCCTGCAGCGCGACGATACGCTGCAGACGGACTGGATCCGGGTCGCGACGCTGATGAGCGGCAAAGACATGGGCACGCTGTTCATACCCGAGGTGAATGACGAGGTGCTGGTCGCCTTCCTGATGGGCCGATTCGATCAACCCGTTGTCATCGGCTCCCTGTGGAACGCCAAGGAGATGCCGCCTGAGGGAAACGACAAAAACGACATTCGAAAAATTAAAACGAGAAGCGGCCATGAAATTACCTTTGACGATAAGGACGGCGACAGCAGCATAACAGTGAAGACGTCCAAGGGGCATTCCATGACGATTTCGGACAAGGACAAATCCATCAAGCTGGCGACGTCCGACAAACTGCATGCCTTGACGCTGGACGAGACGGGGGGCAAGATTACCGTCAAAGCGGGCTCCGGAGCGTCTATCGAGCTTACCAAAACGGGGGAAGTCAACATTTCTGGACAGAAGTCGATCGCCATCAAGGGAACACAGGTTAAGGTCGAAGCGTCCGCTTCCATGTCGCTGCAGTCGAACGGGATGATGGAGCTGAAGGCGAACGGCTTGATCACGCTGAAGGGCACTATGGTCAAAATCAATTAA
- a CDS encoding contractile injection system protein, VgrG/Pvc8 family codes for MQYKYSDLETKYSGFNAPECELLFDGSSSAGQMAIGWIEVEQSTYSEADIARFKLIDIFTWNPPEVKWIKSKIKLGGSLQVKMGYADKKGLVFEGIITGYTIEYPSDESPYIIVTAMDKSILMMKSAHSKVWTESKVSDVVREIAGDYSLSAAVDDTGLSKKVVEQIGVSDYHFVQSLANDHDYLFYVRGSKLYFQKITASGEPVLELLYGQSLRHFSLQADISGQIGTVKVMGYDIDKKEAIVGESASVEAIGGGSKSGPSYAAALSKKKTEIVYTQADSLDEAKGLAKAMLSRSARDLVRGSGSCTGVPELQAGKMIKITGIGEASWDQTLLLVKTTHRLDADEGYITYFEAEGNSI; via the coding sequence ATGCAATACAAATATTCCGATCTGGAAACCAAATATAGCGGCTTTAATGCCCCGGAATGCGAGCTTCTGTTCGACGGGTCATCCTCTGCAGGCCAGATGGCGATCGGCTGGATAGAAGTGGAGCAATCCACGTATTCGGAGGCGGATATCGCCAGATTCAAGCTGATAGACATCTTCACATGGAATCCGCCAGAGGTGAAGTGGATCAAGTCCAAGATCAAGCTTGGCGGCAGTCTTCAGGTGAAGATGGGGTATGCCGACAAAAAGGGCTTGGTATTCGAAGGGATCATCACTGGCTACACGATAGAGTATCCGTCCGACGAAAGCCCCTATATTATCGTGACGGCCATGGACAAATCCATTCTGATGATGAAATCCGCCCATTCCAAGGTTTGGACGGAATCGAAGGTCAGCGACGTCGTCAGGGAGATCGCGGGCGATTATTCGCTGAGCGCAGCCGTAGACGATACAGGCCTGAGCAAGAAGGTTGTTGAGCAGATAGGCGTCAGCGACTATCATTTCGTGCAGTCTTTGGCGAATGATCATGACTATCTGTTTTATGTGAGAGGGTCCAAGCTTTATTTTCAGAAGATTACCGCCTCCGGGGAGCCTGTGCTTGAGCTGCTCTATGGTCAGAGCCTTCGTCATTTCAGCCTGCAGGCGGATATATCGGGGCAGATTGGAACAGTCAAGGTGATGGGCTACGATATTGACAAGAAGGAAGCCATCGTTGGCGAATCCGCTTCGGTGGAAGCTATCGGAGGAGGCAGCAAGTCAGGTCCAAGCTATGCGGCGGCATTGTCGAAGAAGAAGACGGAAATCGTGTACACGCAAGCGGATTCGCTCGACGAAGCCAAAGGCTTGGCCAAAGCGATGCTGTCCCGGTCGGCGAGAGATTTGGTTCGCGGCAGCGGCTCATGCACCGGTGTACCTGAGCTTCAGGCAGGCAAAATGATCAAAATAACGGGAATTGGCGAAGCATCCTGGGATCAGACGCTCCTGTTGGTCAAGACTACGCATCGTCTGGATGCGGATGAGGGCTACATCACGTATTTCGAAGCGGAGGGCAATAGCATATGA
- a CDS encoding DUF5412 family protein: MSNVYLAVLGFLTSFITVVLFLILCIRIIISLVKKSAFPKKLLIATLLGVVLTSSTSLYKSLFFTFDHLDREYAQRGPGPLASPAEQYSASAYFEYYGGAAGGVNVWVEVVNNSEKDKPRIVYYSDAKSVFSMEWVDEDTLSIINHNPYNPDSNRSTQLKIGTEIYDERGLACKSLLLKDEYETCYHD; encoded by the coding sequence ATGTCTAACGTCTATCTGGCTGTATTGGGTTTCTTAACTTCCTTCATCACGGTTGTCCTTTTTCTGATTCTATGTATCCGTATAATAATTTCTTTAGTTAAAAAAAGCGCTTTTCCAAAAAAATTATTGATTGCAACGTTGTTAGGCGTTGTATTGACATCCTCAACCTCCTTATATAAATCGCTGTTCTTTACATTTGATCATTTGGATCGTGAATATGCCCAAAGAGGGCCGGGACCTCTAGCCTCCCCTGCTGAACAATATTCGGCTAGTGCATACTTTGAGTATTATGGCGGAGCAGCAGGCGGTGTAAATGTATGGGTCGAAGTCGTTAACAACAGTGAGAAGGATAAACCGCGGATCGTTTATTACAGCGATGCAAAAAGTGTATTTTCTATGGAGTGGGTAGATGAGGATACGCTGTCCATTATAAATCACAATCCATATAATCCTGATTCAAATAGAAGTACTCAATTAAAAATTGGTACAGAGATTTATGACGAACGTGGTTTGGCTTGTAAAAGCTTATTATTAAAAGACGAATATGAAACTTGCTATCACGATTGA
- a CDS encoding LysM peptidoglycan-binding domain-containing protein: MALSKAQFWVYRSAETEKFDVLFNPSDYELKVGNQYAENEVPGLQTPIFQFVRGETTSLSLTLFFDSYEEGADVRKYTSKVVSIIDVDSDLHAPPPCRFIWGSLDFKGVMTSVSQKFTMFLETGEPVRATLAIELKSTQTMKEQYQAIPRQSADRTKRKTVKQGDQLWTIAAEEYEDPGAWRAIAEANGIDNPRMLAAGRSLTIPRLE, encoded by the coding sequence ATGGCATTAAGCAAAGCGCAGTTTTGGGTGTATAGGAGCGCCGAGACGGAGAAATTCGATGTGCTGTTTAATCCTTCGGATTACGAGCTTAAGGTTGGCAATCAGTACGCCGAGAATGAGGTTCCCGGCCTGCAGACGCCAATATTCCAGTTCGTGCGGGGCGAAACGACTTCATTGTCGCTTACCCTATTCTTCGATTCCTATGAGGAAGGAGCCGACGTGCGCAAATACACCTCGAAGGTTGTCAGCATTATCGACGTCGATTCCGATCTGCATGCGCCGCCGCCTTGCCGATTTATATGGGGATCTCTGGATTTCAAGGGCGTCATGACCAGCGTCAGCCAAAAATTTACGATGTTCCTGGAGACGGGAGAGCCTGTCCGCGCGACGCTCGCCATCGAGCTGAAAAGCACGCAAACGATGAAGGAGCAATACCAGGCTATACCAAGGCAGTCTGCCGACCGGACGAAACGCAAGACGGTGAAGCAAGGGGATCAGCTGTGGACCATCGCTGCGGAGGAATATGAGGACCCGGGCGCTTGGCGAGCCATTGCAGAGGCGAACGGCATCGACAATCCCAGAATGCTTGCAGCGGGAAGAAGCTTGACGATTCCTAGATTGGAGTGA
- a CDS encoding GPW/gp25 family protein, translating to MSAPFLGRGWKFPVEVDKTTGRIRMSEGEEDIEEAIRIIIRTPKGERLMRPDFGCDLRDFVFGTMDDMSLRLMATEVKAAIRNWEPRVKDVEVTAKPDPSMNGKVWLHVTYVVRSTNNLFNQVYPFYLEEGTK from the coding sequence ATGTCGGCTCCATTCCTGGGCAGGGGCTGGAAGTTCCCTGTCGAAGTAGACAAAACGACGGGCCGGATTCGGATGTCGGAGGGCGAAGAGGATATAGAGGAGGCCATTCGCATCATTATTCGAACGCCGAAGGGCGAGCGGCTAATGAGACCGGACTTCGGCTGCGATCTGCGGGACTTCGTGTTCGGCACGATGGACGACATGTCGCTCCGTCTGATGGCCACCGAAGTGAAGGCCGCGATCCGTAATTGGGAGCCTCGGGTCAAGGATGTCGAGGTGACGGCGAAGCCGGACCCTTCCATGAACGGCAAGGTGTGGCTCCATGTCACGTATGTGGTCCGTTCGACGAATAACTTGTTTAACCAGGTCTATCCTTTCTATCTGGAGGAAGGCACGAAATAA
- the argS gene encoding arginine--tRNA ligase, which translates to MKQDLLTECLALHLPLPKGEIAALLEHPPNDSMGDVALPCFVLAKKLKISPGDIAKQLAEQLVHPGFIAEAAGPYLNFKLNRQLFGEALLTSSIGDDSFWRPNIGKGTRVILDMSSPNIAKPFGIGHLRSTMIGNAISRILQETGFDTVNVNHLGDWGTQFGKMITAYVKWGDPVAMAQSNNITKDYLALYVKFHEEAEHHPELELEAREWFRKLENGDSQALQLWKEMIGESLKQFDKLYKRLGVTFDHVLGESFYNDKMGAVIEELRKLELLEESEGALVVRLDEADMPPCLLVKSDGTSIYATRDLATAIYRRKQMNGDLLLYVVGGEQSLHFQQVFRVLEKMDDSWQGRCQHIPFGLMRMDGQKMSTRRGKVMFLEEVLNEAISQAKKIIEAKNPSLANKEAVAEEVGIGAVVFGDLKNTRTLDVDFSLKDILQFDGETGPYLQYTHARTCSILRKADGADQTEELNFSLAEHDHVWPLLKLISNYPQRLQQAAGRYEPSIMARYLLELAQAFNRFYHHVKVLDGSAPEQAFKLRLVRASSEAIRKGLSLLGISAPEEL; encoded by the coding sequence ATGAAACAAGACTTGTTAACTGAATGCCTGGCTCTCCATCTTCCACTTCCAAAGGGTGAGATCGCAGCTCTATTGGAGCATCCCCCTAACGATAGCATGGGTGATGTGGCTTTGCCTTGTTTTGTCCTGGCAAAGAAGTTAAAGATAAGCCCTGGTGACATTGCGAAGCAACTGGCCGAGCAACTGGTCCATCCCGGCTTCATTGCAGAGGCGGCCGGCCCTTATTTGAATTTCAAGCTTAACCGTCAGTTATTCGGAGAAGCACTTCTAACGAGTTCAATAGGCGATGACAGCTTCTGGCGGCCGAATATTGGTAAAGGAACAAGGGTCATCCTTGACATGTCGTCTCCGAACATCGCCAAGCCGTTTGGTATCGGGCATTTACGCTCGACGATGATCGGGAATGCGATAAGCCGCATTCTTCAGGAGACAGGCTTCGATACAGTTAACGTTAATCATCTGGGGGATTGGGGCACGCAATTCGGCAAAATGATTACTGCATATGTCAAGTGGGGCGACCCCGTCGCCATGGCTCAAAGCAACAACATTACCAAGGATTATTTGGCCCTGTACGTGAAATTCCATGAGGAGGCCGAACATCATCCGGAGCTGGAGTTGGAAGCGAGAGAATGGTTCCGCAAGCTTGAAAACGGGGACTCGCAAGCTTTACAGCTTTGGAAGGAGATGATCGGCGAGAGCCTGAAGCAGTTCGATAAGCTTTACAAACGACTTGGCGTCACGTTTGACCATGTACTGGGAGAAAGCTTCTACAATGACAAGATGGGGGCTGTTATTGAGGAGCTGCGTAAGCTGGAACTGCTGGAGGAGAGTGAAGGTGCGTTAGTAGTCCGACTGGATGAAGCCGACATGCCCCCGTGCTTGCTCGTCAAATCGGACGGCACCTCCATATATGCCACGCGGGATTTGGCAACTGCGATCTACCGCCGTAAGCAGATGAACGGAGATTTACTGCTGTACGTCGTAGGAGGCGAGCAGTCCCTTCATTTCCAACAGGTGTTCCGCGTGCTGGAGAAAATGGACGACTCGTGGCAGGGTCGCTGCCAGCACATTCCTTTCGGGCTGATGAGGATGGATGGGCAGAAAATGTCCACGCGCCGAGGCAAGGTCATGTTCCTAGAGGAAGTGCTGAATGAAGCGATAAGTCAGGCGAAAAAAATTATTGAAGCCAAAAACCCATCGCTTGCGAATAAGGAAGCTGTTGCAGAAGAGGTCGGCATTGGAGCTGTTGTATTCGGCGATCTGAAAAACACTCGTACATTGGACGTCGACTTTTCCCTCAAGGATATTCTCCAATTTGATGGCGAGACTGGACCCTATCTGCAGTACACGCATGCAAGAACCTGCAGCATACTTCGCAAGGCGGACGGGGCGGATCAAACGGAGGAATTAAACTTTTCCCTAGCGGAACATGATCATGTGTGGCCGCTACTAAAGTTAATTTCGAACTACCCTCAACGACTTCAGCAAGCAGCAGGGCGTTACGAACCGTCCATCATGGCGCGTTACCTGCTGGAGCTCGCACAGGCTTTTAATCGTTTCTACCATCATGTGAAGGTGCTGGACGGCAGCGCTCCCGAGCAAGCGTTCAAGCTGCGACTGGTACGCGCATCGTCTGAAGCCATTCGAAAGGGACTTTCGCTGCTAGGCATCAGCGCACCGGAAGAGCTGTAG
- a CDS encoding putative baseplate assembly protein, with translation MLPKLPLDDRTYAEIVQQSRKLIPKRMPEWTDENAHDPGMTMLEMLAWLTEMQRYFISRVPDRNKRKFLDLLGVTPRDTESARTLVQFSGVTEPVSIPKGTKLLAEDQTFETLSTISLRPLSLDRIICRTELEANDVTAWSDHLHVAFQPFGKDARRGARLYISFDRELEPGETTTLTIKLLKHDESIRDLYDALDEEVLTTLVPSAKLAWRAYCWDEQAGRAAWMPIEVLRDETLQFSSSGSIVFRTAAPMRSVVVHPAADKPRYWISCTVEEGGFELPPRISGLMLHTVMACQRDTLCEYEDFEATGAEGETFTLATYLGSIGEIRVQVGDAERGWQELEPSQFAVERRPDGGGAVVRLLDAAHGWVGVSGSRVRLIAGVPGFQRYSTLGSGTGLPNQVVEVFELPCRKRTALGLQVARREKGGALIWEDWTPVEHFDRSGPYDRHYVYRPDKRLVQFGNGERGAIPEASADGNIALAACELGGGERGNVKPGLIREWADRSGPAAHIAVSNQFYAAGGAEAETLQQSLVRAQLELKRTFRAVTEKDYEGLAKETPGLEVARAKAIPLYKPGLSDYPREQAHGQISVVVVPHGLTETPAPSAGFLRTVKAHLDSRRLIGTELHVIGPAYVEITVHAVIVVEPQFADESDKLVQLLRELLRPISDGNGGWEFGRTVYKGDIYNTLTKANGVVFVQDLWLNADGLEARKTAGGDIQLPPHGLVYSGKHEIELMSKTRL, from the coding sequence ATGCTGCCTAAGCTGCCTCTTGACGATCGTACCTATGCGGAGATTGTCCAGCAATCCCGCAAGCTGATTCCGAAGCGTATGCCTGAGTGGACAGACGAGAACGCGCATGATCCTGGTATGACCATGCTGGAGATGCTTGCCTGGCTTACGGAAATGCAGCGGTACTTCATCAGCCGCGTGCCTGATCGCAACAAGCGCAAGTTTCTGGATCTGCTCGGCGTCACTCCGCGAGACACGGAATCCGCACGTACGCTTGTTCAATTCTCAGGCGTGACGGAGCCCGTCAGCATACCAAAGGGCACTAAGCTGCTAGCGGAGGACCAAACGTTCGAGACGTTATCAACGATTAGTCTGCGTCCGCTCTCGCTGGACCGGATTATATGCCGGACAGAGCTGGAGGCGAATGACGTAACCGCCTGGAGCGATCATCTTCACGTTGCCTTCCAGCCGTTCGGGAAGGATGCGCGGCGCGGCGCGCGCCTGTACATTTCATTCGACAGAGAGCTTGAGCCCGGGGAGACGACGACGCTGACGATCAAGCTGCTGAAGCATGATGAGTCCATTCGGGATCTGTATGATGCGCTGGACGAGGAAGTGCTGACGACGCTGGTCCCTTCCGCGAAGCTGGCATGGCGAGCGTATTGCTGGGATGAGCAAGCGGGAAGAGCGGCGTGGATGCCTATCGAGGTCCTTCGGGACGAGACCCTGCAATTCTCGTCAAGCGGCTCCATCGTGTTCAGGACAGCCGCGCCAATGCGCAGTGTTGTCGTTCATCCTGCCGCTGACAAGCCTAGATACTGGATCAGCTGTACGGTCGAGGAGGGCGGCTTTGAGCTGCCGCCGCGCATAAGCGGACTTATGCTGCATACGGTAATGGCCTGCCAGCGGGACACTTTATGCGAATATGAGGATTTCGAGGCGACAGGAGCTGAAGGAGAGACCTTCACCTTGGCCACGTATCTGGGCTCTATTGGAGAGATAAGGGTGCAGGTCGGTGATGCTGAGCGGGGCTGGCAGGAGCTGGAGCCATCACAGTTTGCGGTTGAACGGCGACCTGACGGCGGCGGAGCTGTTGTTAGGCTTTTGGATGCGGCCCATGGCTGGGTAGGAGTGTCTGGAAGCCGCGTGAGACTGATTGCCGGCGTTCCAGGCTTTCAGCGCTACAGCACCCTGGGCAGCGGCACTGGCCTGCCCAATCAGGTGGTAGAGGTGTTCGAGCTTCCTTGCCGGAAGCGGACGGCTCTTGGTCTGCAGGTTGCCCGCCGAGAGAAGGGCGGAGCGCTTATCTGGGAGGACTGGACGCCGGTTGAGCATTTCGACCGCTCTGGTCCCTATGACCGGCATTATGTCTACCGCCCGGACAAGCGGCTTGTGCAATTCGGCAATGGCGAAAGGGGAGCCATACCGGAAGCCAGCGCGGACGGCAACATTGCTTTGGCCGCATGTGAGCTTGGCGGCGGCGAGAGAGGCAATGTGAAGCCGGGGCTGATCCGGGAATGGGCGGATCGATCGGGGCCGGCGGCTCACATTGCCGTCTCCAATCAGTTCTACGCTGCGGGAGGAGCGGAAGCGGAGACGCTGCAGCAGTCGCTTGTTCGAGCGCAGCTGGAGCTGAAGCGGACTTTCCGCGCTGTCACGGAGAAGGATTACGAGGGGCTGGCGAAGGAGACGCCAGGTCTTGAGGTTGCCAGAGCCAAGGCTATTCCGCTCTACAAGCCCGGGCTCTCGGATTATCCCAGGGAGCAAGCCCATGGACAAATCTCGGTGGTGGTTGTGCCGCATGGCCTGACAGAGACGCCGGCTCCCAGCGCGGGATTTCTTCGAACCGTGAAGGCGCATCTGGATTCTCGCAGGCTCATCGGGACAGAGCTTCATGTGATAGGTCCTGCCTACGTTGAGATTACGGTGCATGCGGTCATTGTCGTTGAGCCTCAATTCGCTGACGAAAGCGATAAGCTTGTCCAGCTGCTCAGAGAGCTGCTCCGTCCAATCAGCGATGGCAACGGAGGCTGGGAGTTCGGCAGGACCGTGTACAAGGGAGACATCTACAACACGCTTACCAAAGCGAACGGAGTGGTGTTCGTTCAGGATTTGTGGCTGAACGCGGACGGTCTGGAAGCCCGGAAAACCGCTGGTGGCGATATTCAGCTGCCGCCCCACGGGCTGGTCTACTCGGGCAAGCATGAGATAGAGTTAATGAGCAAAACAAGGCTGTAA
- a CDS encoding zeta toxin family protein encodes MTQRSTKELNVDNRGQYTEMRQALHRKIAAKLLRGKKSQEAPEIIFMGGGTAVGKSTVRKKYIKTYAPHGGIAVIDCDDIKEFIPEYKDLKKENVQTAADLVHKESGDIAMFALRLALDARMHIVFDATMKDADWYEGLVGSIKEEGYATIAIIVHAPLEVAIEREAVRAEKMERHVPREDIIKSHRLVRESFMVIEEFLPGMEESEVYDWTKYTEFYVR; translated from the coding sequence GTGACGCAAAGGTCAACGAAGGAATTGAATGTCGATAATCGGGGTCAATACACAGAGATGCGGCAAGCTCTTCATAGAAAAATTGCAGCCAAACTGCTCAGAGGGAAAAAGAGCCAAGAGGCTCCGGAAATTATATTCATGGGCGGAGGAACCGCAGTGGGAAAGTCTACAGTTCGGAAAAAGTACATCAAGACTTACGCTCCTCATGGAGGAATTGCTGTTATTGACTGTGATGACATCAAAGAATTCATCCCCGAATATAAAGACTTGAAAAAGGAGAATGTTCAGACGGCGGCTGATTTGGTTCATAAAGAAAGTGGAGACATTGCTATGTTCGCGCTTCGATTAGCATTGGACGCCCGGATGCACATCGTATTCGATGCAACGATGAAGGATGCTGATTGGTACGAGGGACTTGTGGGTAGTATTAAGGAAGAGGGGTATGCAACTATTGCCATCATCGTACACGCGCCATTGGAAGTTGCTATTGAGCGTGAGGCGGTCCGTGCAGAGAAAATGGAGCGTCATGTCCCAAGAGAAGACATTATCAAATCCCACCGGCTGGTAAGGGAATCATTTATGGTAATTGAAGAGTTCCTCCCTGGGATGGAAGAGAGCGAAGTCTATGATTGGACAAAGTATACTGAATTCTATGTACGGTAG